In Paraburkholderia terrae, a genomic segment contains:
- a CDS encoding peptidoglycan-binding protein translates to MSITTLMPIPSGINQNVKAARQQTMISLLGNPRATYSSDCQNPTLPVIASMIVRDQVGPLKVTGLRPAVESLKDIFTDIKSACPNIYPALGHAGMLCARFVRGSTTAISNHSWGTAIDLTLDGQLDVRGDGRVQQGLIDIAPIFNSRGWFWGAGFRTEDGMHFECGDDLIRKWAADGVFGDAPKAGVATASLLTLGDRGPDVAALQTALNNKGTHLLVDGDFGRNTQAAVMAFQLSHGLVADGVVGDKTHGLLF, encoded by the coding sequence ATGTCGATTACCACACTAATGCCAATTCCCTCCGGCATAAATCAGAACGTCAAAGCGGCTCGTCAGCAAACCATGATTTCGCTGCTTGGTAATCCTCGTGCCACCTACAGCTCGGATTGCCAGAACCCAACGCTGCCTGTTATTGCATCGATGATCGTTCGCGATCAAGTCGGTCCGCTGAAGGTCACAGGCCTGCGCCCCGCCGTGGAATCGCTGAAGGATATATTCACTGACATCAAGAGTGCGTGTCCGAATATTTACCCGGCACTGGGACATGCGGGAATGCTCTGCGCACGATTCGTGCGCGGATCAACCACAGCCATCAGCAATCACTCGTGGGGAACGGCGATCGATCTCACGCTCGACGGGCAACTGGACGTTCGTGGCGACGGGCGCGTGCAACAAGGCCTGATCGATATTGCGCCCATCTTCAACAGCAGAGGATGGTTTTGGGGCGCCGGCTTTCGTACTGAGGACGGGATGCATTTCGAGTGCGGAGACGATCTTATTCGTAAGTGGGCGGCAGACGGTGTCTTCGGTGATGCACCAAAAGCCGGTGTCGCCACCGCTTCTCTGCTGACGTTAGGAGATCGTGGACCTGATGTCGCAGCGTTACAGACTGCACTGAACAACAAGGGTACACATCTGCTCGTCGACGGCGACTTCGGGCGCAATACCCAAGCCGCCGTCATGGCATTTCAGCTCAGTCATGGTCTAGTCGCTGATGGCGTCGTTGGCGATAAAACCCACGGCTTGCTCTTCTGA